One genomic window of Paenisporosarcina antarctica includes the following:
- a CDS encoding FUSC family protein has product MKFGARIVKTGVAIVFALFMADLLNLPSPIFAGIAAIFAIQPSIYRSYLYIIEQIQSNLIGASVAVVFALIFGHHYVAVGLAAVITIAIMLKLKLEKSISLALVTIIAIMEVQNDDFLTFALIRVVTIVVGVLAAFVVNLVFMPPKYETKLFQSIHKTTDELIRWTRLAKRQASEHTATKQSLDKLREQLIKVDQFYLFYKEERSYFRNEKHSKARKLVVYRQMISAANKGWDVLKRLHIHENELANIPEHFRMMIQERLDFLLTYHEQIHLKYTGKLKSEHSIWMGSEEMLQRHEVMEIFAREIALSKEEEVFSSYHLLHLLSAVLDYEEQLEHLDTLIISHQNYHGEEITVKLEDEL; this is encoded by the coding sequence ATGAAATTTGGTGCACGAATCGTTAAAACGGGTGTCGCAATCGTTTTTGCGCTATTCATGGCTGATTTACTGAATTTACCGTCTCCCATCTTTGCAGGAATAGCAGCGATATTTGCCATTCAACCGTCCATTTATCGCTCCTATTTATATATTATTGAACAAATTCAATCAAATTTAATCGGAGCAAGCGTAGCGGTTGTTTTCGCTCTCATATTTGGCCATCACTATGTAGCGGTTGGTTTAGCTGCTGTTATTACAATTGCCATTATGTTGAAATTAAAGTTAGAAAAATCAATTTCGCTTGCACTCGTAACGATTATTGCAATTATGGAAGTACAAAATGATGACTTTTTAACATTCGCCCTTATTCGAGTTGTTACTATTGTAGTAGGAGTATTAGCTGCATTTGTTGTTAACTTAGTGTTTATGCCACCGAAATATGAGACTAAGTTATTTCAATCAATTCATAAGACTACTGATGAATTGATTCGATGGACGCGTTTAGCGAAGCGCCAAGCTTCTGAACATACCGCAACGAAACAATCTCTCGACAAGTTGCGAGAACAATTAATAAAAGTTGATCAGTTTTACTTATTTTATAAAGAAGAACGTAGCTATTTTCGTAATGAAAAACACTCAAAAGCCCGTAAACTTGTAGTGTATCGTCAAATGATTTCTGCCGCAAATAAGGGCTGGGACGTCTTAAAACGTCTTCATATTCATGAAAATGAATTAGCCAATATTCCCGAGCATTTTCGCATGATGATACAGGAACGCCTAGACTTTTTATTAACCTATCACGAACAAATCCATTTAAAATATACAGGGAAATTAAAATCTGAACACTCCATCTGGATGGGGAGTGAAGAGATGCTTCAACGTCATGAAGTGATGGAGATTTTTGCGAGAGAAATAGCACTTTCGAAAGAAGAAGAAGTCTTTTCCTCTTATCATTTATTGCACTTGCTGTCAGCAGTACTAGATTATGAAGAACAACTAGAGCACTTGGATACTCTCATTATCTCTCACCAAAATTATCATGGTGAGGAAATAACAGTTAAACTTGAAGACGAATTATAA
- a CDS encoding ABC transporter permease has protein sequence MLHYIGKRLWQLIPVLLGMTFVVFMIIRAIPGDPAQVILGQQASESAILALRTKLGLDNPWYIQYFDYLMGLFKGDLGESMRTMNPVSDEIWGYLAATFELSLFAILIAIIVGVNAGIISAWFQNSWFDYTAMILALVGVSMPIFWLGLMLQYIFGIELGILPTTGREEVRTPVESITNLYVLDTIMQGRFDQLSTVLKHLVLPGIALATIPMAIIARMTRSSMLEVMRSDYVRTARAKGQKMFWVVYKHALKNAIIPVLTIIGLQMGMLLGGAILTETIFGWPGVGRYIYEAINFRDYPVIQSGILVVAFIFVMINLVIDVLYSLIDPRIKYD, from the coding sequence ATGCTTCACTATATCGGAAAAAGACTATGGCAATTAATACCAGTATTATTAGGCATGACATTTGTTGTTTTCATGATTATTCGTGCGATTCCGGGTGATCCAGCTCAAGTCATTTTAGGACAACAAGCATCAGAATCAGCTATTCTTGCACTTCGAACAAAACTCGGATTAGATAACCCTTGGTATATTCAATACTTTGATTACTTAATGGGCCTTTTTAAAGGCGATCTTGGTGAATCAATGCGTACAATGAATCCTGTCTCTGATGAAATTTGGGGATATTTAGCAGCTACTTTTGAATTATCTTTATTTGCTATATTAATAGCCATTATTGTAGGGGTAAATGCAGGTATCATTTCTGCATGGTTTCAAAATTCATGGTTTGATTATACGGCTATGATTTTAGCATTAGTGGGTGTATCTATGCCTATCTTCTGGTTAGGATTAATGCTTCAATACATTTTTGGTATTGAACTAGGCATCCTTCCAACGACAGGTCGTGAAGAAGTGCGAACCCCTGTAGAATCAATAACTAACTTATACGTTCTCGATACCATTATGCAAGGTAGATTTGATCAACTTAGTACGGTATTAAAACATCTAGTATTGCCTGGGATTGCACTCGCAACTATACCGATGGCAATCATTGCACGTATGACGCGTTCTAGTATGCTTGAAGTTATGCGTTCAGATTACGTTCGTACAGCTCGAGCGAAGGGACAAAAAATGTTTTGGGTAGTCTACAAACATGCATTGAAAAATGCTATCATTCCTGTGTTAACAATAATCGGTCTTCAAATGGGTATGCTTCTTGGAGGCGCGATTCTAACAGAAACAATCTTTGGGTGGCCAGGAGTAGGACGTTACATATATGAGGCTATTAACTTCCGTGATTATCCTGTTATTCAATCTGGAATTCTAGTAGTAGCATTCATTTTCGTGATGATTAACTTAGTTATTGATGTGCTGTACAGCTTAATTGATCCACGAATTAAATATGATTAA
- a CDS encoding ABC transporter ATP-binding protein: protein MRKRKAILQVKGLQTTFFTDDGEIPAVDNIDFTVHEGEVLGIVGESGCGKSVTSLSIMGLVPSPPGKITGGEILFEDKDLSKLSDKEMRKVRGNDVAMIFQEPMTSLNPLFTIGSQLMEAIVIHKKDWSKKQSRNRAIEMLTLVGLPRADEMMKEYPHQLSGGMRQRVMIAMALVCDPKVLIADEPTTALDVTIQAQILALMKDLNDRLNTAVLLITHDLGVVAQICERVVVMYAGKIVEEGPVQTIFENPQHPYTKGLLQSVPDMRFKKDRLYSIPGSVPKPGSIKTGCRFAARCEFAFDKCLTENPELYQTSSVQKTRCFLYEDQEVSDRDRTLVES from the coding sequence ATGAGAAAACGTAAAGCGATTCTTCAAGTAAAAGGTTTGCAAACAACCTTTTTCACAGATGACGGTGAGATTCCTGCAGTAGATAATATTGACTTTACTGTACACGAAGGAGAAGTTCTAGGAATCGTTGGTGAATCTGGTTGTGGAAAAAGTGTTACATCTTTATCCATAATGGGTCTAGTACCAAGCCCGCCAGGAAAAATCACAGGTGGCGAAATTCTGTTCGAAGATAAAGATTTATCTAAACTAAGTGATAAAGAGATGCGTAAAGTAAGAGGAAACGATGTGGCTATGATTTTTCAAGAGCCAATGACATCATTAAATCCTTTGTTTACAATTGGCAGTCAATTGATGGAAGCAATTGTTATCCATAAAAAGGATTGGTCGAAAAAGCAATCGAGAAATCGAGCAATTGAAATGTTGACATTAGTAGGACTTCCTCGTGCTGACGAAATGATGAAAGAATATCCTCATCAATTATCAGGCGGGATGAGACAACGTGTCATGATTGCAATGGCACTTGTGTGTGATCCAAAAGTTTTAATTGCAGATGAACCTACAACAGCTCTTGATGTAACGATTCAAGCTCAAATTTTAGCATTAATGAAAGATTTAAATGATCGTTTAAATACAGCTGTTCTTTTGATCACACATGACCTTGGTGTTGTGGCACAAATTTGTGAAAGAGTAGTCGTCATGTATGCAGGGAAAATTGTTGAAGAAGGCCCAGTACAAACAATTTTCGAAAACCCTCAACATCCATATACAAAAGGATTGCTACAATCTGTACCGGATATGCGTTTTAAAAAAGATCGACTGTATTCGATTCCGGGTAGCGTACCAAAACCAGGTTCTATTAAAACTGGTTGTCGTTTTGCTGCACGTTGTGAATTTGCATTTGATAAATGTTTAACAGAGAATCCAGAGTTATATCAAACGTCATCTGTACAAAAGACAAGATGCTTCTTGTACGAAGATCAGGAGGTGTCCGATCGTGATAGAACCCTTGTTGAAAGTTGA
- the bcp gene encoding thioredoxin-dependent thiol peroxidase, protein MTTTLEGLQAPGFILENEKGEKVSLHDYTGKEYVLLYFYPKDATPGCTTEACDFRDAYESFHDLNAVILGVSPDGEKAHTKFIEKHGLPFSLLIDEDHAVSEAYGVWKLKKMYGKEYMGIERSTFLIDPSGTVVKEWRKVKVKGHVEDALVSLRKLVTSND, encoded by the coding sequence ATGACAACAACACTTGAAGGTTTACAAGCACCTGGTTTCATATTGGAAAATGAAAAAGGTGAAAAGGTTTCACTACACGATTACACTGGAAAAGAATATGTCCTTCTTTATTTTTACCCGAAAGATGCAACGCCAGGTTGTACGACTGAAGCGTGTGATTTTAGAGATGCATATGAATCTTTTCATGATTTAAATGCGGTCATTTTAGGTGTAAGTCCAGATGGAGAAAAAGCCCACACTAAGTTTATTGAAAAACATGGTCTGCCTTTTTCATTACTAATTGACGAAGATCATGCAGTTTCTGAAGCTTATGGTGTATGGAAGCTTAAAAAAATGTATGGTAAAGAATATATGGGAATTGAGCGCTCAACATTTTTAATTGACCCATCAGGAACTGTTGTGAAGGAGTGGAGAAAAGTCAAAGTAAAGGGACATGTAGAAGATGCACTCGTATCTTTGCGCAAATTAGTAACTTCAAATGACTAA
- a CDS encoding ABC transporter permease encodes MSKLAPKKPDVAPQTDKVAGPWHEAWRGFKKSKVAVVGAGIVLFFIIVAFIGPWIAPQGINEQLLSNRLLKPSSAHWLGTDDFGRDILSRIIHGARISLWVGFFSVIGSLVFGSILGIVAGYYGKWVDTIISRIFDIMLAFPSILLAIAVVSVLGPSLQNALIAIAIINIPNFGRLIRSKVLSIKEEEYITSAKAIGMKDIRILFSHILPNSMSPVIVQGTLAIATAIIEAAALGFLGLGAQAPTPEWGKMLADARVNFINAPWTMIFPGLAIMVTVLGFNLMGDGLRDALDPRMKS; translated from the coding sequence ATGTCCAAATTGGCGCCTAAAAAACCAGATGTAGCTCCACAAACAGATAAAGTAGCAGGCCCTTGGCACGAAGCGTGGCGAGGCTTTAAGAAAAGTAAAGTAGCCGTTGTGGGAGCTGGGATTGTTCTATTCTTTATCATCGTGGCATTCATTGGGCCTTGGATAGCACCGCAAGGCATTAACGAACAATTGTTATCAAATCGTTTACTAAAACCATCTAGTGCCCATTGGTTAGGAACAGACGACTTTGGTCGAGATATTTTATCTCGTATTATTCATGGAGCTCGTATTTCATTATGGGTTGGATTCTTTTCAGTTATCGGATCATTGGTGTTTGGTAGTATTCTAGGGATTGTTGCAGGATATTATGGCAAATGGGTAGATACTATCATTTCGCGTATTTTTGATATTATGCTCGCTTTCCCAAGTATTTTACTAGCTATCGCAGTTGTTTCGGTATTAGGACCATCTCTACAAAATGCTTTAATTGCTATTGCGATTATTAACATACCTAACTTCGGTCGCCTAATACGATCTAAAGTTTTGAGCATAAAAGAAGAAGAATATATTACATCAGCAAAAGCTATCGGTATGAAAGATATTCGGATTTTGTTCTCTCATATCTTGCCAAACTCTATGTCCCCTGTAATTGTGCAAGGTACACTTGCCATTGCAACAGCAATTATTGAAGCGGCTGCACTTGGATTCCTAGGGCTCGGTGCACAAGCACCAACACCTGAATGGGGAAAAATGCTAGCAGATGCCCGAGTGAATTTCATAAACGCACCGTGGACGATGATTTTCCCGGGGCTTGCAATCATGGTAACGGTATTAGGCTTTAACTTAATGGGAGACGGTTTGCGGGATGCTCTAGATCCTCGAATGAAGAGTTAG
- a CDS encoding glutamate-1-semialdehyde 2,1-aminomutase yields the protein MKRTNSDAIHEEALKHIVGGVNSPSRSYKAVGGGSPTVMERAQGAYFWDVDGNKYIDYLAAYGPIITGHAHPHITKAITKAAENGLLYGTPTPHEVKFAKMLKEAIPGMDKVRFVNSGTEAVMTVIRVSRAYTGRTKIMKFAGCYHGHSDLVLVAAGSGPATLGIPDSAGVPKSIAKEVITIPFNDPEAYEEAMDKWGNEIACILVEPIVGNFGIVEPKKGFLPLVHEIAKQKGALIVYDEVITAFRFHYGGAQDLLGLTPDLTALGKIIGGGLPIGAYGGRKEIMEQVAPLGPAYQAGTMAGNPASILSGIACLEILKQAGVYEELDRLGALLEVGILKAATEHNVTITINRLKGALTIYFTDVKVENFDQAEATDGEIFGRFFKLMLNQGINLAPSKYEAWFLTTAHTEEDVKQSLIAVNQAFSQLT from the coding sequence ATGAAGAGAACAAATTCTGATGCGATTCATGAAGAAGCATTAAAACACATTGTTGGTGGCGTTAACAGCCCTTCACGATCATACAAAGCAGTAGGTGGTGGTTCTCCAACAGTCATGGAAAGAGCACAAGGAGCATATTTTTGGGATGTAGATGGCAACAAATATATTGACTACCTCGCCGCCTACGGTCCTATCATTACAGGTCACGCACATCCCCACATTACTAAAGCCATAACAAAAGCTGCTGAAAATGGCTTACTATATGGAACCCCAACCCCTCATGAAGTTAAGTTTGCCAAAATGCTGAAAGAAGCCATTCCAGGAATGGATAAGGTTCGTTTTGTGAATTCTGGAACTGAAGCTGTTATGACGGTAATTCGAGTATCACGCGCATACACAGGACGCACGAAAATCATGAAGTTCGCAGGATGTTACCATGGTCATTCAGATTTAGTACTTGTTGCTGCTGGATCAGGTCCAGCAACACTTGGTATTCCAGACTCAGCAGGTGTCCCAAAATCAATTGCAAAAGAAGTTATTACCATTCCGTTTAACGACCCTGAGGCTTATGAAGAAGCCATGGATAAATGGGGAAATGAAATTGCATGTATTTTAGTAGAACCCATCGTTGGGAATTTTGGAATTGTTGAACCAAAAAAAGGCTTCTTACCACTCGTTCATGAAATAGCGAAACAAAAAGGTGCCCTCATTGTATACGACGAAGTAATTACAGCCTTCCGTTTCCATTACGGTGGTGCTCAAGATTTGCTTGGTTTAACGCCTGATTTAACAGCATTAGGTAAAATCATTGGTGGAGGTTTGCCAATCGGGGCTTACGGAGGACGTAAAGAAATTATGGAACAAGTTGCACCACTAGGACCTGCTTATCAAGCGGGAACTATGGCTGGAAATCCGGCGTCTATATTATCAGGAATTGCCTGTTTAGAAATACTAAAGCAAGCAGGTGTTTATGAAGAGTTAGATCGTTTAGGTGCTCTTTTAGAAGTAGGTATTTTAAAAGCTGCTACTGAGCATAACGTGACAATTACGATAAATCGTTTAAAGGGAGCATTAACAATTTACTTCACAGATGTGAAGGTTGAAAATTTTGATCAAGCTGAAGCAACGGATGGCGAGATTTTTGGTCGATTCTTTAAACTAATGTTAAATCAAGGTATCAATCTAGCACCATCTAAATATGAGGCTTGGTTCTTGACAACCGCTCACACTGAAGAGGATGTTAAGCAATCACTCATTGCCGTAAATCAAGCATTTTCACAACTTACGTAA
- a CDS encoding ABC transporter substrate-binding protein, whose translation MNKKKLWLLAVLVMLVFSTILAACSSDSSDGNKDGEDKDGESSEPKILVFGRGGDSVSLDPARATDGESFKVTQNLFETLLNFGEQDTTINEGLATKWEPSEDGLTYTFTLREGVKFHDGTDFNAEAVVKNFERWSGGTEDQFPYYASMFGGFKDDESHVIKSVTAEGDYTVIFELKRPQSPFLKNIAMSPFAIASPKAFEESGDKFGDNPVGTGPFTFVDWKKNDSITIDKNAEYWDQELPKLDKVIFRAIPDNSARLNALSTGEIDLADGVNPTDSKTVTDNADLQLYERPSMNVGYLGLTNTRPPFDDVKVRQAVNHAIDKQSIIDAFFNGGAEIAKNPMPPSISGYNDDIAGYEYDPEKAKALLKEAGLEDGFEMELWAMPVPRPYMPDGTKVAEVIQKNLADIGIKAKIVSYEWATYLEKTKNGEADAFMLGWTGDNGDADNFLYTLLDKDNIGSNNYAYYSNDEVHDILIDAQSEVDEDKRNELYAQAQEIIFEEAPWVPLAHSTPLLAGKANLVDFTPHPTGSDRLNKVDFK comes from the coding sequence TTGAATAAAAAGAAATTATGGTTACTTGCTGTTTTAGTTATGTTAGTGTTCTCTACGATCCTAGCAGCTTGTTCATCTGATTCATCAGATGGCAATAAAGACGGAGAAGACAAAGACGGAGAAAGTTCAGAGCCAAAGATCTTAGTATTTGGTCGTGGTGGAGACTCTGTATCTCTAGACCCAGCAAGAGCAACTGATGGAGAGTCATTTAAAGTAACACAAAACTTGTTTGAAACCTTACTAAACTTTGGTGAGCAAGATACAACAATTAACGAAGGTCTTGCAACAAAATGGGAACCGTCTGAAGACGGACTTACTTACACATTCACATTACGTGAAGGTGTGAAATTCCATGATGGAACTGACTTTAATGCAGAAGCAGTAGTGAAAAACTTCGAACGTTGGAGCGGTGGAACTGAAGACCAATTCCCATACTACGCTTCTATGTTTGGCGGTTTTAAAGACGATGAATCCCATGTTATCAAGTCTGTAACAGCAGAAGGGGATTATACAGTTATTTTCGAGTTGAAACGACCACAATCTCCATTCTTGAAAAACATTGCAATGAGCCCGTTCGCAATTGCAAGCCCAAAAGCATTTGAGGAGTCTGGCGATAAGTTTGGAGATAATCCAGTAGGTACAGGTCCATTCACATTTGTTGACTGGAAGAAAAATGATTCAATTACTATTGATAAAAACGCGGAATATTGGGATCAAGAATTACCAAAATTAGATAAAGTTATTTTCCGTGCAATTCCTGATAACTCAGCTCGTTTGAATGCTTTATCTACAGGTGAAATTGATTTAGCTGATGGAGTAAATCCAACAGACAGTAAAACAGTAACAGATAATGCTGATTTACAATTATATGAACGTCCATCAATGAATGTAGGGTACTTAGGTTTAACGAATACACGCCCTCCGTTTGATGATGTTAAAGTTCGACAAGCTGTGAACCACGCAATTGATAAACAGTCAATCATCGATGCTTTCTTTAATGGTGGAGCTGAAATTGCTAAGAACCCAATGCCACCATCAATCAGTGGCTACAACGATGATATTGCAGGATATGAATATGATCCTGAAAAAGCAAAAGCACTTCTTAAAGAAGCTGGTCTAGAAGATGGCTTTGAAATGGAACTATGGGCAATGCCAGTTCCAAGACCATACATGCCTGATGGCACTAAAGTGGCAGAAGTTATTCAAAAAAACCTAGCTGACATTGGTATTAAAGCAAAAATCGTTTCTTATGAATGGGCAACATATTTAGAGAAAACTAAAAATGGTGAAGCAGATGCCTTTATGTTAGGTTGGACTGGCGATAATGGTGATGCCGATAACTTCCTTTACACTTTGCTTGATAAAGACAATATCGGAAGCAATAACTATGCTTACTACAGCAATGACGAAGTACACGATATCTTAATTGATGCACAATCAGAGGTTGATGAAGACAAGCGAAATGAACTTTACGCTCAAGCGCAAGAAATCATTTTCGAAGAAGCACCTTGGGTACCGCTTGCACACTCTACACCACTACTTGCTGGTAAAGCGAATTTGGTAGACTTTACACCACATCCAACAGGATCTGATAGATTAAATAAAGTAGACTTCAAGTAA
- a CDS encoding ABC transporter ATP-binding protein: MIEPLLKVEGLKKYFPIRKGILSRVSGHVKAVDDVSFYVNKGETLGIVGESGCGKSTTGRMLMRLLEPTEGQVVFDGKDLTSISNDDMRKARREIQMVFQDPYASLNPRHTIEKILEEPLIVHGIGDSKSRKKKVHEFLEIVGLSSYHAKRYPHQFSGGQRQRIGIARALMTNPKLIIADEPVSALDVSIQAQVLNLMQDLQKEFDLTYIFIAHDLGVVRHISDRVGVMYLGKIVELAESEMLYGKPLHPYTQALLSAVPVPDPNFVREQILITGDIPSPANPPSGCTFHTRCPYKMDVCTKIVPKLEEVEPGHSVACHLYGDKVQH; this comes from the coding sequence GTGATAGAACCCTTGTTGAAAGTTGAAGGACTAAAAAAATATTTTCCGATTCGAAAAGGCATACTTAGTCGAGTTTCTGGACATGTGAAAGCTGTTGACGATGTCTCTTTTTATGTAAATAAAGGTGAAACATTGGGGATTGTTGGTGAATCTGGATGCGGAAAATCTACAACTGGTCGTATGCTTATGAGATTGCTAGAACCGACTGAAGGACAAGTCGTATTCGATGGTAAAGACCTTACAAGTATTTCTAATGACGATATGCGTAAAGCACGTCGTGAAATTCAAATGGTCTTTCAAGATCCATATGCTTCTCTAAATCCTCGACATACAATTGAAAAGATATTAGAAGAACCTTTAATTGTACACGGGATTGGTGATTCGAAATCGAGAAAAAAGAAAGTCCATGAGTTTTTAGAAATTGTTGGACTAAGTAGCTATCATGCAAAACGCTACCCTCACCAATTTAGTGGTGGGCAACGACAGCGTATAGGAATTGCAAGAGCACTTATGACAAATCCTAAACTCATTATCGCAGATGAGCCCGTTTCAGCACTAGACGTTTCTATTCAGGCTCAAGTGTTAAATCTAATGCAAGATTTGCAAAAAGAATTTGATCTTACGTATATATTTATTGCGCATGATTTAGGTGTAGTGCGTCATATAAGTGACCGAGTTGGGGTTATGTATCTTGGTAAAATAGTCGAGCTTGCGGAAAGTGAGATGCTGTATGGTAAGCCTCTCCACCCCTATACACAGGCTTTATTGTCTGCTGTTCCGGTTCCAGACCCGAACTTTGTAAGAGAACAAATCTTGATTACAGGGGATATTCCAAGCCCTGCAAATCCACCTTCTGGGTGTACATTCCACACGCGCTGTCCGTACAAAATGGATGTGTGTACAAAAATTGTTCCAAAGTTAGAAGAAGTTGAACCAGGTCATTCTGTTGCCTGTCATCTTTATGGTGATAAAGTGCAACATTGA
- a CDS encoding ABC transporter ATP-binding protein, translating to MSSTKRYMKFVKPYTWQIVLTVAIGILKFAIPLFIPLLIKIVIDDIIGAETLTDAEKTSQLFYWLGGTALVFFLVRPPIEYYRQYYAQLVSNKILYDIRQELYGHLQRLSLRFYSNTRVGEVISRVINDVEQTKNFVMIGLMNLWLDLATILIAVAIMLTMDVPLTLVTLLAFPFYAFSVKYFFGRLRDLTRKRSQALASVQSYLHERVQGMSIIKSFTLEKHEQRIFDKANSEFLDKAIDHTKWNAKAFAVVNTITDVAPLLVIAYAGYQVIIGNLTVGTMVAFIAYIERLYSPLRRLVNSSTTLTQAYASMDRVFELMDEKYDVKDEPNAKNMPAIKGKLQFDHVSFQYEEENNLVLNNMNFTVEPGQTVAFVGMSGGGKSTIISMIPRFYDATSGSVKIDDVDIKDVKIKSLREQIGIVLQDNILFSDSVKENILMGRPDATENEVIEAAKAASAHEFIVALPDGYDTKVGERGVKLSGGQKQRVAIARVFLKNPPILVLDEATSALDLESEALIQDSLERLAHNRTTIIVAHRLSTITHANQIFVIDHGELKEQGTHNELIESKGIYYNLFQVQQLDID from the coding sequence ATGAGTAGCACCAAAAGATATATGAAGTTTGTTAAACCATATACATGGCAAATTGTTCTCACTGTTGCGATTGGAATTTTAAAATTTGCCATTCCATTATTTATTCCTTTATTAATTAAAATCGTCATTGACGATATAATAGGTGCTGAGACATTGACTGATGCAGAGAAAACAAGTCAGTTATTTTATTGGTTAGGTGGAACAGCGCTAGTGTTCTTTCTGGTTAGACCCCCGATTGAATATTATCGACAATACTATGCACAGCTAGTAAGTAACAAAATATTATACGACATAAGACAAGAGTTGTACGGCCATCTACAACGACTAAGTTTACGGTTTTATTCAAATACGAGAGTTGGAGAAGTCATTTCTCGTGTCATAAACGATGTAGAACAAACTAAAAACTTTGTGATGATCGGGTTAATGAATTTATGGCTAGACTTAGCAACTATTTTGATTGCGGTTGCCATCATGCTTACAATGGACGTTCCATTAACGTTAGTAACATTGCTTGCATTCCCATTCTATGCATTTAGTGTTAAATACTTCTTCGGACGCTTACGAGATTTAACGCGGAAAAGATCCCAAGCACTTGCTAGTGTTCAAAGTTATTTGCATGAACGTGTACAAGGGATGAGTATCATTAAAAGTTTCACATTAGAAAAACATGAACAACGAATTTTTGATAAAGCAAATAGCGAATTTTTAGATAAAGCAATAGATCATACAAAATGGAACGCAAAAGCATTTGCAGTTGTTAACACCATCACGGATGTCGCACCACTATTGGTTATTGCGTATGCAGGGTATCAAGTAATTATTGGAAACTTAACAGTAGGAACGATGGTAGCATTTATTGCATATATTGAACGACTTTATAGTCCTTTGAGACGATTAGTTAACTCTTCAACGACATTAACGCAAGCATATGCATCAATGGACCGAGTGTTTGAATTAATGGATGAAAAATATGATGTTAAAGATGAACCAAATGCGAAGAATATGCCAGCAATTAAAGGTAAGCTGCAATTTGATCATGTCTCTTTCCAATATGAAGAAGAAAATAATTTAGTCTTAAATAATATGAATTTCACGGTTGAACCTGGGCAAACTGTTGCCTTTGTAGGAATGAGTGGTGGAGGGAAATCAACCATTATTAGTATGATTCCTCGTTTCTATGATGCGACGAGCGGATCAGTTAAAATTGATGACGTAGACATTAAGGATGTAAAAATAAAATCTTTACGTGAACAGATTGGAATAGTATTGCAAGATAATATACTATTTAGTGATTCTGTGAAAGAAAATATATTAATGGGACGACCAGATGCTACGGAAAACGAAGTAATTGAAGCGGCGAAAGCTGCCAGTGCACATGAATTTATTGTTGCGCTTCCAGATGGTTATGACACAAAAGTAGGCGAACGTGGCGTTAAACTTTCAGGTGGTCAAAAACAGCGTGTGGCTATCGCGAGAGTGTTTCTAAAAAATCCTCCTATTTTAGTTTTAGATGAAGCAACTTCTGCCCTTGATTTAGAGAGTGAAGCCTTAATTCAAGACTCTTTAGAGCGTTTAGCGCATAATCGAACAACGATTATTGTCGCACATCGTCTATCAACAATCACACATGCCAATCAAATCTTTGTTATTGATCATGGTGAATTAAAAGAACAAGGAACGCATAATGAGTTAATAGAATCTAAAGGTATTTATTACAATCTGTTTCAAGTTCAACAACTAGATATAGATTAA